A genomic segment from Triticum dicoccoides isolate Atlit2015 ecotype Zavitan chromosome 1A, WEW_v2.0, whole genome shotgun sequence encodes:
- the LOC119278375 gene encoding CASP-like protein 1D1: MAGTVEDSGNTAPSSPAGLRGADLALRVLLFAVSLSGLVVLVTAKQTEMVPLVLTPPFRFGPVPAQFKDSPALIYLLVALCMTSLYSLLTAATSVKSMSSSASCAKGIFVLILLDVVYAGIMASATGTAGAVAWVGLKGNSHTRWNKICNIYGKFCRHIGSATCLGLIASIILVLLVVLNAYSLYRRSR, encoded by the exons ATGGCCGGCACCGTTGAGGACAGCGGGAACACGGCGCCGTCGTCGCCGGCCGGGCTCCGCGGCGCCGACCTGGCCCTGAGGGTGCTTCTGTTCGCCGTCTCGTTGTCGGGGCTCGTCGTGCTGGTCACCGCCAAGCAGACGGAGATGGTGCCCCTGGTCCTGACGCCGCCGTTCAGATTCGGGCCGGTGCCCGCCCAGTTCAAAGACTCGCCAGCGCTCAT TTATCTTCTTGTGGCGCTGTGCATGACGAGCTTGTATAGCCTTCTGAcggccgccacctcggtcaagtCCATGTCAAGCTCGGCTTCCTGTGCCAAGGGGATCTTCGTCCTCATTCTGCTTGATGTG GTTTACGCGGGCATCATGGCGTCGGCGACGGGCACGGCGGGGGCCGTGGCCTGGGTGGGGCTGAAGGGCAACTCGCACACGCGGTGGAACAAGATCTGCAACATCTACGGCAAGTTCTGCCGGCACATCGGCAGCGCCACCTGCCTCGGCCTCATCGCCTCCAtcatcctcgtcctcctcgtcgtcctcaacGCCTACTCCCTCTACCGGAGAAGCCGCTGA
- the LOC119278362 gene encoding preprotein translocase subunit SCY2, chloroplastic-like → MSSSLALSLPLPPRCALPLPPPHLAPKHPSLRANQCHLLVRTLPPPRRLLLAPRASSYAASPAEPAREGGAGGKKAPGFRNRFLDLARLGAVAEGAAEAFFRSEIRRRLAVTAVLIVLSRVGYFVPLPGFDRRLIPDSYLSFAPLPADDLVDFASELKLSFFQLGISHQISASIVMQVLCHVLPSLEKIRKEGLDGHEKIKSYIWWLSLGFAIVAACTVSCYSLQYSIYAASYRVKHVILTSFLLVLGAMSTTWICDTITESGFGHGSSLIICVGILTGYTNTLHKMLTQFSGNVCTSWPYILGVAGIFMMVTMGAVLVTEGCRKIKLQYYGFKLASIAGNENSPVTEVEPYIPFNINPTGMQPLLTTSYLLAFPSIMASIFRSPFWENLKEILNPMTSVGGSPWIYYLTYAFFVFVFNIFDIANLPKEISDYLNKMSARVPKIKPGRATVDYLTKIQTSTRFWGGLLLSLLATSSLLLDRYLRQINEGFSIGFTSVLIIVGSIIELRRSYQAYNVMPALSKVLKRYGA, encoded by the exons ATGTCCTCCTCCCTCGCGCTCTCGCTCCCGCTCCCACCCCGGTGCGCGCTCCCCCTCCCGCCACCTCACCTCGCTCCCAAGCACCCATCTCTCCGCGCCAACCAGTGCCACCTCCTCGTTCGCACGCTCCCcccgcctcgccgcctcctcctcgcccctaGGGCTTCGTCGTACGCCGCATCCCCCGCCGAGCCGGCGCGTGAGGGTGGCGCGGGCGGGAAGAAGGCGCCCGGGTTCCGGAACAGGTTCCTGGACCTGGCGCGGCTCGGGGCCGTGGCGGAGGGCGCGGCGGAGGCCTTCTTCCGCAGCGAAATCCGGCGGCGGCTTGCCGTCACGGCCGTGCTCATCGTGCTCAGCCGCGTAGGCTACTTCGTCCCGCTTCCCGGGTTCGACCGCCGCCTCATCCCCGACTCCTATCTCAGCTTCGCCCCGCTCCCTGCAG ATGACCTCGTTGATTTTGCTTCTGAACTGAAGCTGTCGTTTTTCCAGCTGGGAATCAGTCATCAGATCTCAGCGTCGATTGTAATGCAG GTTCTTTGCCATGTTCTTCCATCACTTGAAAAGATTCGCAAGGAAGGATTAGACGGGCATGAGAAGATCAAAAGCTATAT ATGGTGGCTATCACTGGGTTTTGCAATTGTGGCTGCTTGTACTGTGTCATGCTATTCGCTGCAGTACTCCATATATGCAGCAAGTTACAG GGTTAAGCATGTCATATTAACAAGCTTTCTGCTTGTCCTCGGTGCAATGTCAACGACTTGGATCTGTGACACCATAACGGAATCTGGCTTTG GGCATGGCTCATCTTTGATTATCTGTGTTGGAATATTGACTGGTTACACAAATACACTACACAAGATGCTAACTCAATTTTCAG GAAATGTGTGCACATCTTGGCCCTACATCTTGGGAGTAGCTGGGATCTTTATGATGGTTACCATGGGGGCAGTGTTGGTGACTGAAGGATGTAGGAAGATAAAGCTTCAGTACTATGGATTCAAGTTGGCTTCTATTGCAGG GAATGAAAACTCCCCAGTTACAGAGGTTGAGCCATATATCCCCTTCAATATAAACCCAACAGGGATGCAGCCTTTGCTTACAACCTCATACTTACTTGCTTTTCCAAGCATTATGGCCAG CATTTTTCGTTCGCCATTTTGGGAAAATTTGAAGGAAATTTTGAATCCAATGACTTCAGTTGGTGGTAGTCCTTGGATTTATTATTTGACCTATGCATTTTTCGTCTTCGTCTTCAACATTTTTGACATT GCCAACTTGCCAAAAGAGATATCTGACTACCTGAATAAGATGAGTGCCAGAGTGCCAAAGATAAAACCTGGAAGAGCAACAGTGGATTATCTTACAAAGATACAAACATCGACACGTTTCTGGG GAGGTCTACTACTGAGCTTGCTGGCAACTTCCTCGTTATTACTTGACAGATATCTCAGACAAATAAATGAGGGGTTTTCTATAGGTTTCACATCAGTCTTGATTATT GTGGGCTCAATCATTGAACTTAGAAGGTCCTATCAAGCATATAATGTGATGCCAGCACTAAGCAAAGTTTTGAAGAGATATGGTGCTTAA